One window of the Podospora pseudocomata strain CBS 415.72m chromosome 7, whole genome shotgun sequence genome contains the following:
- the TPT1 gene encoding tRNA 2'-phosphotransferase (EggNog:ENOG503P117; COG:J) — translation MDDKADLIADQLSQTTPSSRGDGKRGSSRGRGGRPGGRAVDLSRALSRLLRHQASNAGIDLDKEGYAPLDKVLSWGPLKSLKPTFPEILSAVKDSDKQRFALKPLHSSTSTSTDPTDWLIRANQGHSIKLDSDALLKPLSLTPDLSKGQLPIPPTVVHGTFFAFWPLIKSTGGLKKMGRNHVHFSTGLPDDDEGVISGMRKDAELLIYIDVPKAMKEGNLKFWMSENGVVLTEGEGEEGVVSSKYFKEVVGRDGALVGVIWRDGEPMDGGDLPPGLKIRQPHGKGAGRGGKRGGRGRGGGQ, via the exons aTGGACGACAAAGCAGACCTCATCGCCGACCAActctcccaaaccaccccctcatcccgTGGCGACGGTAAACGCGGCAgcagccgaggaagaggaggtcgtcCCGGAGGAAGAGCAGTAGACCTCTCCCGcgccctctcccgcctcctccggcaccaAGCCTCCAACGCCGGCATCGACCTCGACAAAGAAGGCTACGCCCCCCTAGATAAAGTC CTCTCCTGGGGCCCCCTCAAATCCCTCAAACCAACCTTTCCCGAAATCCTCTCCGCAGTCAAAGACTCGGACAAGCAACGCTTCGCCCTCAAACCCCTCcactcctcaacctcaacatccaccGACCCAACAGACTGGCTCATCCGCGCCAACCAAGGGCATTCCATCAAGCTCGACTCGgacgccctcctcaaacccctATCCCTCACCCCAGACCTCTCAAAAGGCCAACTCCCCATCCCGCCCACCGTCGTCCACGgcaccttcttcgccttttGGCCCCTCATCAAATCAACCGGCGGCCTCAAGAAAATGGGGAGGAACCACGTCCACTTCAGCACTGGACtccccgacgacgacgagggcgtCATTTCTGGGATGAGGAAGGATGCAGAGTTGTTAATCTACATTGACGTGCCAAAAGCAATGAAAGAAGGCAACCTAAAATTCTGGATGAGCGAGAACGGGGTTGTCCTCacagagggagagggtgaggagggggtagtGAGCTCAAAGTACTTTAAGGAGGTTGTCGGGCGGGATGGGGCGTTGGTGGGCGTTATCTGGAGGGATGGAGAGCCCATGGATGGGGGTGATTTACCTCCAGGGTTGAAGATCAGGCAGCCTCATGGCAAgggggctgggaggggagggaaacggggtgggagaggaaggggaggaggacagtAA
- the STE3 gene encoding a-factor receptor (EggNog:ENOG503NWB2; COG:S): protein MASSTPEELATPGFNKWSLYGFTTTPEERIGPDEPYTYPSLQVNLFFRVFLGLVSLFITWVPARLLFRSGEFAGTVLCVITMILSFLAVVNALIWRDDNVEEWFAGYGWCDIQTYLKFALDTAFNICLFEIMRGLASKVAINRATALTSKERRRNRIISAAVIFTVPAMQMILTYFVAVGRYNVSTLVGCGVYYFPNWVFLVFFILPTPIFSIGAAIMACLTFYRYRLIMRASNKLMQSRDSVAAARQSRVRKKLYFLTLTVIVVVLPLILIFFVRNLKVGSPWDLSYDFASFHYGPDPFNQWFVSFTTSEYMNFQQLSISFIPEVTGILLFIPFGTTPEALNSYRRGLLFLGLGYIFPKLREEIPLYPSPSSSRGNSTSNSRASWWSSFLRPIRENASSFIASRRRSTTTTGMSNNSSRKGSILPTAEHHSNSTSSRSTSLLVKEKSTSNNNPWPDLTAEEIDHYNNPHFPSSSSTSTCPPTGRNPFLMATAIPLNATPLPSRLSTVLPKKKTTTSPIEEGKVVDVGSEDGAEPWDVGHQASNVEFDTQVWVGNPRSGSQLPLPSPARFQPVVTTITAGSGDGDLEAGEHQQQRRGVVRVETRIAHTLEPREEGEEQVVTVTTPTHAS, encoded by the exons ATGgcatcctcaacaccagAGGAACTCGCCACGCCAGGCTTCAACAAATGGTCTCTCTATGGCTTCACAACAACCCCGGAAGAGAGGATCGGCCCCGACGAGCCCTACACCTACCCATCCCTCCAAGTgaacctcttcttccgcgtcttcctcggcctagtctccctcttcatcaccTGGGTCCCAGCCCGTCTCCTCTTCCGCAGCGGCGAGTTCGCCGGCACCGTCCTCTGCGTCATCACCATGATCCTCAgcttcctcgccgtcgtcaATGCCCTCATCTGGCGAGACGACAACGTGGAGGAGTGGTTTGCTGGCTACGGGTGGTGTGACATTCAGACATACCTCAAGTTTGCTCTCGACACGGCCTTCAACATCTGTCTCTTTGAGATCATGCGGGGATTGGCGAGCAAGGTGGCTATAAACAGAGCTACTGCCTTGACGTCCAAGGAGAGGAGACGCAACAGGATTATTTCGGCGGCGGTCATCTTTACGGTGCCGGCGATGCAGATGATTCTCACCTACTTCGTCGCGGTGGGCCGGTATAATGTATCGACACTGGTCGGGTGTGGGGTTTACTACTTTCCGAACTGGGTCTTCTTGGTGTTTTTCATTTTGCCTACGCCGATATTCTCTATTGGGGCGGCCATCATGGCTT GCCTCACCTTTTACCGCTACCGCCTCATCATGCGCGCGTCCAACAAACTGATGCAATCCCGCGACAGCGTCGCCGCCGCGCGCCAATCCCGCGTCCGCAAGAAGCTTTACTTTCTGACCCTCaccgtcatcgtcgtcgtcctcccgctcatcctcatcttttTCGTTAGAAACCTAAAGGTGGGGAGCCCATGGGACTTGTCTTATGACTTTGCCTCCTTCCACTATGGTCCCGACCCCTTCAACCAGTGGTTTGTCTCGTTCACCACATCAGAGTACATGAACTTTCAACAGCTGAGCATCAGCTTCATCCCCGAAGTCACGGGCATCCTGCTATTCATCCCCTTTGGCACCACCCCCGAGGCCCTCAACTCTTACCGCCGGGGCCTTCTCTTCCTTGGGTTGGGGTACATCTTCCCTAAGCTACGAGAAGAGATCCCGTTGTACCCcagcccctcctcttcaaggGGCAATTCGACCAGCAACTCAAGAGCATCATGGTGGtcctccttcctccgccCCATCCGCGAAAACGCATCCTCTTTCATCGCCTCCCGCCGCCGGTCGACGACCACGACGGGTATGTCCAACAACAGTTCAAGAAAGGGATCTATCCTCCCCACCGCGGAGCACCATAGCAattccacctcttcccgGTCAACCTCTTTGCTCGTCAAGGAAAAaagcaccagcaacaacaacccctggCCAGATCTAACAGCAGAGGAAATCGATCATTACAACAACCCGcactttccttcttcttcttccacttccacctGCCCCCCAACGGGACGGAATCCTTTTCTGATGGCAACCGCCATACCACTCAACGCCACGCCCCTCCCATCTCGACTTTCTACTGTCCtcccaaagaaaaagaccacCACTAGTCCCATTGAAGAGGGAAAGGTGGTTGACGTTGGGAGCGAGGATGGAGCGGAGCCCTGGGACGTGGGGCATCAGGCTTCCAATGTTGAGTTTGATACACAGGTCTGGGTTGGGAATCCTAGGTCGGGGAGTCAATTGCCTTTGCCGAGTCCGGCGAGGTTTCAGCCTGTTGTGACGACGATTACTGCTGGtagtggggatggggatctTGAGGCTGGagagcatcagcagcagaggaggggggtggtgagggttgagaCGAGGATTGCGCATACCCTGGAGCcgagagaggagggagaagaacaGGTCGTGACGGTTACGACGCCGACACATGCGAGTTAG
- the CPP1 gene encoding tyrosine/serine/threonine protein phosphatase (EggNog:ENOG503NY1Z; COG:V), with amino-acid sequence MPSAAPRRLYEDQIPSFMTVLDVENGIVDASNTVTVVDPKLVMEDTKLPRDSEPALRPGVLSSDSIHKHHDSTSTAESAESSPTTTVSCTDSSDLSDPSPSSSPDSPINLVPLRPFAPASFGGLHGLANLTINTSGRTLERPMTSPVPRRPKNMKGLSIQPPSLSSTEVSEPSSPSFIKPKIPTTKRKPSQLSLKTSTSDLIARTTLEVPSSPSVSVGPILQRRALKHSTSSPHMLSGLKSATFGPAGGMTIPTVLERNETGLSSFLRPPKPAVAPGLGSTIQEEDSPIRTQIANRAAYEFEPFHEVENNEDQKTPGYPDGPIAIYSDNVYLYLEPTAEEASRFDVVINVAREVMNPFKPYASRKDSAASDGQTMSPVEPDTAVTNSSFATAFEYFPEGSSADTPTTPKAQSFKEPEYIHIPWDHNTDIGKDLMGLCETIERRTKDGKKVLVHCQQGASRSASLIIAYGLYQNPDLTVNDAYYAAQAKSRWISPNMRLMYCLQDFQKEVSSRKRLAVPSAGLKSRSGRSPMHRATLSADHIEAPPKEPLTAPLPSEDPASRSGSPERSPSRARGNSTPNRGEPISPGPSSAPSSFSWTEKEDESDPGKFGRFNIDSFLVPSQPDSGFASSDSSFARPPPSPGFVPPTISREPPSPGFGGSFTLSKPPPSPGFGSFSLSRPPPSPGFGSFAEPPKSPGFAPPSFASLTISKPPASQNLAPLDLSRPPMSPGFPPPDPFARPPASPGFGAHRFGASDGTFGFAPMTFAPPPSQPEKKKSENNFKLAPMTFAPPPKTVDRKKSEATLAPINLTPPPKKLEKKSSQISLAPLKLSPAPKTLEKKRSMGTFGFAPLNIAPVVPPPVPPRDNILAMRGFPPNASDPTLSPRAEVMTNNPLHQALAVAAAQFAEVVQAPPTPADEALGLFSPRETMFPRDPFFPFGRPMQNEDPRSPPTLGETPIVRSIDEMI; translated from the coding sequence ATGCCTTCAGCCGCGCCTCGCAGGCTGTATGAGGACCAAATACCCTCATTTATGACTGTTTTGGACGTGGAAAACGGAATTGTGGACGCCTCAAATACCGTCACAGTTGTTGACCCCAAGCTGGTCATGGAGGATACAAAACTGCCACGAGACTCGGAGCCGGCCCTGCGGCCCGGCGTCTTGTCTTCAGATTCCATTCACAAGCACCACGACAGCACATCCACCGCCGAATCTGCAGAGTCTtcgccaaccaccaccgtgTCTTGCACAGACTCTTCGGATCTTTCTGacccctcaccatcatcctcccctgATTCTCCGATTAATCTTGTTCCTCTTCGGCCTTTTGCGCCTGCCTCTTTCGGTGGTCTCCATGGATTggccaacctcaccatcaacacctctGGCCGAACCTTGGAGCGGCCGATGACATCGCCAGTTCCCCGGCGGCCAAAAAACATGAAGGGGCTTTCGATCCAGCCACCATCACTATCTTCGACCGAAGTGTCTgaaccatcttctccctctttcaTCAAACCCAAAATTCCTACCACGAAGCGGAAGCCAAGTCAGCTCAGCCTCAAGACCAGCACCTCGGATCTCATTGCGCGCACAACACTCGAAGTTCCTAGCTCACCATCAGTTTCGGTTGGTCCCATTCTGCAGCGCCGCGCTCTGAAGCATTCCACTTCGTCGCCACATATGCTCTCAGGCTTGAAGTCGGCCACATTTGGTCCCGCAGGAGGCATGACTATTCCAACAGTGCTGGAGAGAAATGAGACAGGATTGTCTTCTTTCCTGCGACCACCCAAGCCTGCCGTGGCACCTGGCTTAGGATCGACCATCCAGGAAGAAGATTCACCAATACGAACACAAATCGCCAACCGCGCCGCTTATGAGTTTGAGCCATTCCACGAGGTCGAAAATAACGAGGATCAGAAAACGCCCGGATACCCCGACGGCCCAATCGCCATCTATAGCGACAATGTGTATTTGTACCTCGAGCCCACTGCCGAGGAAGCGTCTCGCTTTGACGTGGTGATCAATGTCGCTCGTGAGGTTATGAACCCGTTCAAGCCTTACGCTAGCAGAAAGGACTCTGCGGCTTCGGATGGCCAAACAATGTCTCCCGTGGAGCCAGATACGGCGGTAACAAACTCGAGCTTTGCGACCGCCTTTGAGTATTTCCCAGAGGGAAGCTCGGCTGACACGCCTACGACCCCCAAGGCCCAGTCTTTCAAGGAGCCAGAGTATATTCACATTCCCTGGGATCACAACACCGATATTGGCAAGGATCTCATGGGGCTCTGCGAAACAATCGAAAGGCGGACAAAAGACGGCAAGAAGGTTTTGGTCCACTGCCAGCAGGGTGCCAGCAGATCTGCCAGCTTGATCATTGCCTACGGGCTGTATCAAAATCCCGACCTGACCGTCAACGATGCTTACTACGCGGCCCAGGCGAAGAGCAGGTGGATCAGCCCCAATATGAGGCTGATGTACTGCTTGCAAGATTTCCAGAAAGAAGTCTCGTCGAGGAAGAGATTGGCTGTCCCGAGTGCTGGCTTGAAGTCGCGATCCGGGAGGAGCCCAATGCACAGGGCGACGTTATCCGCAGATCACATCGAGGCACCACCCAAGGAGCCTCTCACCGCACCACTACCAAGCGAAGACCCAGCCTCGAGATCTGGAAGCCCTGAACGAAGCCCCAGCAGGGCAAGGGGCAACTCAACGCCAAACAGAGGTGAACCCATTTCGCCTGGCCCATCATCCGCGCCTTCCAGCTTTTCCTGGACCGAAAAAGAGGACGAGTCGGATCCTGGAAAGTTTGGCCGTTTTAATATCGATTCGTTCCTCGTCCCTTCGCAGCCGGATTCCGGGTTTGCTTCTTCGGACAGCTCATTCGCGAGACCACCGCCATCTCCAGGGTTTGTGCCTCCTACTATCTCCAGAGAGCCACCCTCTCCTGGCTTTGGCGGTTCCTTTACCTTGAgcaagccaccaccatcaccaggtTTTGGGTCGTTCTCTCTGTCAagaccaccgccatcacccgGCTTTGGCTCATTTGCCGAGCCGCCAAAATCCCCCGGCTTTGCGCCTCCCAGCTTTGCATCTCTTACCATCTCAAAGCCTCCAGCATCGCAAAACTTGGCACCGCTCGATCTTTCGAGACCTCCCATGTCTCCAGgattcccaccaccagacccCTTTGCCAGGCCGCCAGCTTCACCAGGCTTTGGCGCGCATAGATTTGGGGCCTCAGACGGCACCTTTGGATTTGCGCCGATGACCTTtgctccgccgccgtcacaGCCGGAGAAGAAAAAGTCTGAAAACAATTTCAAGCTCGCCCCGATGACATTTGCGCCGCCTCCCAAGACGGTGGACAGGAAGAAGTCGGAAGCTACTCTTGCACCGATCAATCTCACCCCGCCGCCCAAgaagctggaaaagaagTCATCACAAATCAGCCTCGCACCGTTGAAGCTGTCGCCAGCACCGAAaaccctcgagaagaagaggtcTATGGGCACGTTTGGCTTCGCGCCTCTGAATATCGCTCCTGTTGTGCCGCCGCCTGTTCCGCCCAGGGACAATATTCTTGCCATGCGAGGCTTTCCACCGAATGCTAGCGACCCAACCCTCTCGCCTAGGGCCGAGGTGATGACGAATAACCCTCTTCATCAGGCTCTTGCCGTGGCAGCGGCGCAGTTTGCGGAGGTGGTTCAAGCTCCTCCTACCCCCGCCGACGAGGCACTGGGGCTTTTTTCGCCGAGGGAGACGATGTTTCCACGGGATCCgttttttccttttgggAGGCCGATGCAAAATGAGGATCCCAGGAGTCCGCCGACGTTGGGGGAGACGCCTATTGTGAGGAGTATCGACGAGATGATTtga
- a CDS encoding hypothetical protein (EggNog:ENOG503NVT0; COG:J), translating to MTSATSGFAPEAGRGPIPTTTTNTGGMATVYNTATGTESNTGSDARDNVLHAHRQSHNSSKLPAFRFADLKRDPIVLPSLIHNNNLNHADTDENDRDDNSNPPGENQHNHPDLNASAPPQQAQAHQTHQTHQTRSIPGLLSRENLHQISSAHNLSSDKPVVAFETPLPDAQNSSSNSTPQHQHRHQHQHQPALTKTRSLKFQFVPSAATATATATATTIALANNNTTTTTSTITTTTTTAAPAPAPAIVTFTANSTDPSAAGTKRPASFSDTPRPVASLYANKASQLSYIATPVTKRRLTASAAVQETPSSVPRPSPSLTRLRPTESGDSNQTAVPESTTKEWAQGQRDLLLPKEGDDPEEPERKKPRPPSSYKPPASTAGSTASGRAAVPPLRGYRSSIFRKSVVIDMRDRRVAETAYGQESNSNQRDKTLRALEGRTDDQFSRLSPQETGDMTTTTDNDNTADLFLRIASETSTRKVPEFKGKVEDPSAVPSRITRISHRRPLSTAIATFQANSPPQLARRLSDQRETTRSRQRAESNTAQQMTRELAYRTSPRDKLNPIMTSSTTTTTITATEDPSPRTVSIRTPLKPSAITTPRSIQFQDTLSESASAYQRRRQSLTANNENQPSSARAPQYRSSNLAQSRIYHSSPLVPKPMIPSKDDPIPSTETNQGVEGNESSSSTAAPSTVWDELDDLKSRINRLELTGKMPSSSGAAMSRSSDENRPPTATTNATTMSASPKRGSGASASQPNVNSSFTSNTSSNRGETQPLLISALNKTKGLVGSEAFSAMESAANDVLALTTMLGTSGQPGPISSGASAIGYGSNNGSVTDRQLRRKADGICRSLTELYIALADELSQKQSTGSSNKREREEDGPASPTSARRPVVLNTVAAAASRRQSAAADAVTPLPPKSPRAPTSLEVKRQSILAAASAPSAPSAASQRYAAVPGTPVDSAGAGRKSSLLLGRARRAGTEEPEDSGRRSSLHLRTRRATTEEPEDQPQQQQQQQQQQQQSTPVPRTEAGRKTSLLLRTRKTMNDVDDLDGDSSRYRTPSRAVTEVNSSFRSSGAVTASAPRESARSPPDLLDLPSASSSALPRRRLVPSSLNARLIVPAVSSGSGPTTPIPRRYLERGTPMRESSSVANGDAADRIIIEEGRRGEQRQFLQLSSGVGWGEVIV from the exons ATGACATCGGCCACTTCAGGATTCGCTCCTGAGGCGGGCCGTGggcccatccccaccacaaccacgaACACGGGCGGCATGGCTACAGTGTACAACACAGCAACTGGGACAGAAAGCAACACTGGCAGTGATGCCAGAGACAACGTCTTGCACGCCCATAGGCAGAGCCACAACTCGTCCAAGCTGCCGGCCTTTCGATTCGCCGACCTGAAAAGGGATCCCATCGTGCTGCCCTCGCTAATCCACAATAACAACTTGAACCATGCGGACACGGATGAGAATGATAGggacgacaacagcaaccccccTGGCGAAAATCAGCACAACCACCCGGACCTGAACGCGAGCGCACCACCccagcaagcccaagcccaccaaacccaccaaacccaccaaaCCCGCAGTATCCCTGGTTTGTTGTCGCGCGAGAACCTCCACCAAATCTCCAGCGCCCACAATCTCTCTTCCGACAAGCCCGTCGTCGCATTTGAAACACCACTGCCAGATGCGCAAAATTCAAGCTCCAACTCGAcaccacaacaccagcaccggcaccagcaccagcaccagcccgCCCTTACCAAGACTCGATCGCTAAAGTTTCAATTCGTGCCATCCGCTGCCACTGCAACTGCGACTGCGACTGCGACCACCATTGCGCTCGCTAACAACAACActactaccaccacctcgaccatcaccaccaccaccaccaccgctgcgCCTGCGCCTGCGCCTGCGATTGTGACCTTCACTGCCAATTCCACCGACCCATCCGCCGCCGGCACCAAGCGCCCAGCGTCGTTTTCCGACACCCCCAGACCGGTCGCCAGCCTGTATGCGAACAAGGCATCGCAGCTGTCCTACATCGCGACACCTGTCACCAAACGGCGATTGACTGCCTCCGCTGCCGTGCAGGAAACACCCTCCTCTGTGCCCCGCCCGTCTCCGAGTCTCACGCGTCTGCGGCCGACCGAGTCTGGCGACAGTAACCAAACCGCCGTGCCCGAGAGCACTACCAAGGAGTGGGCGCAAGGTCAGCGGGACTTGTTGCTGCCCAAAGAAGGCGACGACCCAGAGGAGCCCGAAAGGAAGAAGCCGCGCCCTCCCTCGTCTTACAAACCACCGGCTTCCACCGCCGGCAGCACTGCCAGTGGACGCGCCGCCGTCCCTCCACTCCGAGGTTACCGGTCTTCGATATTCAGAAAGAGTGTGGTGATCGACATGCGCGATCGTCGGGTGGCCGAAACCGCATACGGCCAGGAATCCAACTCGAACCAGCGCGACAAGACTCTTCGTGCCCTTGAGGGCCGCACAGATGACCAATTTTCCCGTCTATCACCACAAGAAACCGGCGACATGACGACCACAACAGACAATGACAACACGGCTGATCTCTTTCTAAGAATCGCCAGCGAGACATCCACACGAAAAGTGCCAGAGTTCaaggggaaggtggaggaccCAAGTGCGGTGCCT TCCCGCATCACCCGCATTTCGCACCGCAGGCCGCTCTCTACTGCCATCGCAACCTTCCAGGCCAATTCCCCACCCCAGCTTGCTCGTCGTCTTTCCGACCAGCGTGAAACGACTAGATCCCGCCAGCGGGCAGAGAGCAACACAGCACAGCAAATGACGAGGGAACTGGCCTACCGGACGAGCCCTCGAGATAAACTCAACCCTATaatgacctcctccaccaccaccaccaccatcaccgctaCCGAAGACCCTTCCCCTCGCACCGTGTCGATTCGCACACCACTGAAGCCCTcggccatcaccaccccgaGATCGATTCAGTTCCAGGACACTCTCTCGGAAAGCGCTTCGGCCTACCAGCGACGAAGGCAATCGCTTACTGCTAACAACGAGAACCAACCGTCCAGCGCTCGGGCGCCCCAGTATAGGagctccaacctcgcccagtcGCGAATATATCACTCGTCTCCCTTGGTGCCGAAACCCATGATTCCCTCCAAGGATGACCCCATTCCGAGCACCGAAACCAACCAGGGCGTCGAGGGCAACGagtcctcctcgtcgacggCCGCCCCATCTACAGTGTGGGACGAGCTGGACGACCTGAAATCACGAATTAACCGGCTCGAACTCACAGGCAAAATGCCCTCGAGCTCTGGTGCTGCCATGTCCAGGAGTTCTGACGAAAACCGCCCCCCGACTGCCACGACGAATGCCACCACCATGTCAGCATCCCCCAAGCGCGGCTCCGGTGCTAGCGCCTCGCAGCCAAACGTCAACAGCAGCTTTACCAGTAACACATCATCGAACCGGGGTGAGACTCAGCCCTTGCTGATCTCTGCTCTCAACAAGACAAAGGGTCTCGTGGGGTCCGAGGCGTTCAGTGCGATGGAATCTGCCGCCAACGATGTTTTGGCTCTCACGACAATGCTCGGTACTTCAGGCCAACCGGGGCCTATTTCTAGCGGTGCCAGTGCCATCGGATATGGCAGCAACAATGGTAGCGTTACTGACAGACAATTACGACGGAAAGCAGATGGCATCTGCAGGAGCTTGACAGAGCTCTATATTGCTCTTGCTGACGAGCTTTCTCAGAAGCAAAGCACCGGATCCTCCAATAAgcgggaaagggaggaggatgggccGGCGAGCCCGACGTCAGCGAGGAGACCGGTGGTCCTAAACaccgttgctgctgcggcttcCAGGAGGCAAAGTGCCGCGGCGGATGCCGTCACACCACTCCCACCGAAGAGCCCGAGGGCACCGACAAGCCTGGAGGTCAAGAGGCAAAGCATTCTTGCCGCTGCTTCTGCTCCATCAGCACCCTCTGCTGCTAGCCAGAGGTACGCTGCTGTACCTGGCACGCCTGTGGACTCTGCCGGTGCGGGGAGGAAGTCatcccttctcctcggcaggGCAAGAAGAGCAGGGACGGAAGAGCCGGAGGATTCCGGCCGGCGATCATCGCTTCACCTAAGAACCCGCAGGGCAACAACTGAAGAACCGGAGGATCagccccaacaacagcagcagcaacaacaacaacaacaacaatcaaCCCCTGTCCCGAGAACGGAGGCGGGAAGAAAAACATCACTGTTGCTGAGAACAAGGAAAACAATGAACGATGTCGATGATTTGGACGGCGATTCCAGTAGATAccgcaccccctcccgcgCGGTGACAGAAGTGAACTCGTCGTTTCGCTCGTCGGGAGCCGTCACAGCCTCGGCTCCTAGGGAAAGCGCGAGGTCGCCGCCTGATCTGCTTGATTTGCCTAGTGCATCGTCGTCTGCGCTcccgagaaggaggttggtCCCTTCGAGTCTGAACGCGAGGTTGATTGTTCCTGCGGTGAGCAGCGGCTCCGGGCCGACGACGCCGATTCCGAGACGGTATCTGGAGCGGGGGACGCCGATGAGGGAGAGCAGCAGCGTGGCGAATGGGGATGCGGCGGATAGGATCAttattgaggaggggaggaggggggagcagAGGCAGTTTTTGCAGCTTTCGtcgggggtgggttggggagaagtAATAGTTTGA
- the RIM1 gene encoding ssDNA-binding protein, mitochondrial (BUSCO:EOG09265JNA; EggNog:ENOG503P5Q2; COG:L) — MSAFLRSVSRATARPQVAAARAFSSTPQRPYAKITIVGNLADTPDLRASNNGKEYLRYAVASNSGSGENKKTSWFNITVFPTSTNARDFYLSLEKGTMVLVEGQASIDTYEDAEGKPVRTLGVVQRALEVLRRPANRDAPAEE, encoded by the exons ATGTCTGCCTTCCTCCGCTCCGTCTCCCGCGCTACCGCCCGCCCCCAGGTGGCTGCTGCCCgtgccttctcctccaccccccagcGCCCCTATGCCAAAATCACCATCGTCGGCAACCTCGCCGACACCCCCGACCTCCGCGCCAGCAACAACGGCAAAGAGTACCTCCGCTATGCCGTAGCCTCCAACAGCGGGTCTGGcgagaacaagaagaccaGCTGGTTCAACATCACCGTCttccccaccagcaccaacgcCCGTGATTTCTACCTGTCTCTCGAGAAGGGGACCATGGTCTTGGTCGAGGGCCAGGCGTCTATCGACACGtacgaggatgccgagggcAAGCCCGTCAGAACTTTGGGTGTTGTGCAGC GCGCCCTCGAGGTTCTTCGCCGCCCCGCCAACCGCGATGCCCCGGCTGAGGAGTAA
- the HEK2 gene encoding RNA binding protein, heterogenous nuclear RNP-K like protein (COG:A; EggNog:ENOG503NW5E) encodes MSAPQDSVPSNGADLNESFDQLKLNDEPRLGPDGEPAPKTDEEYAQTQMTLRAIVSSKEAGVIIGKAGKNVADLRDETGVKAGVSKVVPGVYDRVLTITGGCEAISKAYAKVASALMEGAPAMGMGGVVAANGTHPIKLLISHNQMGTVIGRQGLKIKHIQDVSGVRMVAQKEMLPQSTERVVEVQGTPEGIQRATWEICKCLVDDWQRGQGTVLYNPVVRTGTGAGAPAMGGASSYPQERAPYGGSSRVTRTGNGADFSNGGPRQYNRRSDSDAAQRGPPTHDENGEEIQTQNISIPADMVGCIIGRAGSKISEIRKTSGARISIAKAPHDDTGERMFTIMGSAKANETALYLLYENLEAEKIRRQEMQQSGQVSA; translated from the exons ATGTCTGCCCCTCAAGACTCTGTCCCGTCCAACGGCGCCGACCTCAACGAATCATTCGAccagctcaagctcaacgaCGAGCCGCGCCTTGGTCCCGATGGAGAGCCGGCTCCCAAGACGGACGAGGAATACGCACAAACTCAGATGACCTTGCGGGCTATTGTGTCTTCGAAGGAAGCTGGGGTAATCATTGGAAAGGCTGGCAAGAATGTCGCTGATTTGCGTGATGAGACTGGCGTCAAGGCTGGCGTGAGCAAGGTTGTTCCCGGCGTCTATGACCGTgttctcaccatcaccggcggCTGCGAAGCCATCTCCAAGGCCTATGCCAAGGTTGCCTCTGCTCTGATGGAAGGCGCTCCTGCTATGGGCATGGGAGGCGTCGTCGCTGCCAATGGAACTCATC CCATCAAGCTTCTTATCTCTCACAACCAGATGGGCACCGTTATTGGTAGACAAGGTCTCAAAATCAAGCATATCCAGGATGTGTCGGGTGTGCGCATGGTTGCGCAAAAGGAAATGCTGCCGCAGTCTACCGAGCGTGTTGTCGAGGTCCAAGGCACCCCTGAGGGCATCCAGCGTGCGACTTGGGAGATTTGCAAGTGCTTGGTCGACGACTGGCAGCGCGGCCAGGGCACTGTCCTCTACAACCCTGTGGTTCGCACAGGAACTGGCGCGGGCGCGCCGGCGATGGGAGGTGCTAGCAGCTACCCCCAGGAGAGGGCCCCCTATGGCGGTTCATCCCGTGTTACACGGACCGGCAACGGCGCCGACTTTAGCAATGGCGGCCCTCGCCAGTATAACCGTCGCTCCGATTCCGATGCTGCTCAGCGCGGCCCTCCCACACACGACGAGAACGGCGAGGAAATCCAGACGCAGAACATCAGTATTCCCGCTGATATGGTTGGCTGCATCATTGGCCGTGCTGGTTCCAAGATTAGCGAGATCCGCAAGACTTCTGGAGCTCGCATCTCGATTGCCAAG GCCCCTCATGACGATACCGGTGAGCGCATGTTCACCATCATGGGTAGCGCCAAAGCCAACGAGACGGCCCTCTATCTTCTGTACGAGAAcctcgaggccgagaagatTCGTCGCCAGGAGATGCAACAATCTGGTCAGGTTTCTGCTTag